In Theropithecus gelada isolate Dixy chromosome 13, Tgel_1.0, whole genome shotgun sequence, one DNA window encodes the following:
- the NEURL3 gene encoding E3 ubiquitin-protein ligase NEURL3, with product MGAQLCFEANAKAPREALRFHAETKGAQVRLDTRGCTAHRRATFHDGIVFSQRPVRLGERVALRLLREESGWCGGLRVGFTRLDPACVSVPSLPPFVCPDLEEQSPTWAAVLPEGCALVGDVVRFWVDRRGRLFAKVNAGCRFLLREGVPVGAPLWAVMDVYGTTKTIELLDPTASRLPTAMPWDLSNKAVAEPKATPGEECAICFYHAANTCLVPCGHTYFCRCCAWRVFRDTAKCPVCRWQIEAVAPAQGPPALRTEEGS from the exons ACGCCAAGGCGCCCCGAGAGGCACTTCGCTTCCATGCCGAGACCAAGGGCGCGCAGGTGCGTCTGGACACGCGTGGCTGCACCGCGCACAGGCGCGCCACGTTCCACGACGGCATCGTGTTCAGCCAGCGGCCCGTGCGCCTGGGCGAGCGCGTGGCGCTGCGCCTGCTGCGGGAGGAGAGCGGCTGGTGCGGCGGCCTCCGCGTGGGCTTCACGCGCCTGGACCCCGCGTGCGTGTCCGTGCCCAGCCTGCCGCCCTTCGTGTGCCCCGACCTGGAGGAGCAGAGCCCGACGTGGGCGGCCGTACTGCCTGAGGGCTGCGCGCTCGTGGGGGACGTGGTCCGCTTCTGGGTGGACCGCCGCGGCCGCCTCTTCGCCAAGGTCAACGCCGGCTGCAGGTTCCTGCTGCGTGAGGGTGTGCCCGTGGGCGCCCCGCTCTGGGCCGTGATGGACGTGTACGGGACCACCAAGACCATCGAGCTGCTGG atCCCACAGCCAGCCGGCTCCCAACAGCCATGCCGTGGGACCTCAGCAACAAGGCTGTGGCTGAGCCCAAAG CCACACCAGGAGAGGAGTGTGCCATCTGCTTCTATCACGCTGCCAACACCTGCCTTGTGCCCTGTGGCCACACATACTTCTGCAGATGCTGCGCCTGGCGGGTCTTCAGGGATACGGCCAAGTGCCCCGTGTGCCGCTGGCAGATCGAGGCGGTAGCCCCCGCGCAGGGCCCTCCTGCTCTGAGGACTGAGGAAGGTTCATGA